ACCTGGGACAATCCCGCTCCGACAAGATTCAGATCGAGCGGATAGCGATCAATCTCAAAAGAGCCTCGCGCGGCGGGCCGCTCGTGCCGATCGATCCTACAGGGCCTGCGGCGCTTTTCTCAACCCTGGACAGCCAAGCGCTGGCCGAGCGCTTGGCGAGTCTGGGCCTGCCCGTAGTCGAATCAGCTCACGCAGGAACCTACATGTGCAACCACATCCTCTACCGAACTCTGCAGGACGCCGCAGATTCGAGCCTAATCGCCGGTTTCATGCACCTGCCCAGATTGCCGGAACAGGCCAAGGATGAGGGTCCGAACTTGCCTCTGGAGACATTGAGGGACGCGGTGATCAAGGCGGGTCAGTGGCTTTATCGCGAACGGGATTTTTTGCAA
Above is a genomic segment from Armatimonadota bacterium containing:
- a CDS encoding pyroglutamyl-peptidase I; this encodes MSLLITAFEPFDGDTINSSLEAMRAAMPYLPQARFAVLPVEYDMDVEASRAAIAEYDPKVVLHLGQSRSDKIQIERIAINLKRASRGGPLVPIDPTGPAALFSTLDSQALAERLASLGLPVVESAHAGTYMCNHILYRTLQDAADSSLIAGFMHLPRLPEQAKDEGPNLPLETLRDAVIKAGQWLYRERDFLQM